The following are encoded in a window of Natranaerovirga pectinivora genomic DNA:
- the atpE gene encoding ATP synthase F0 subunit C, translating into METIDGRALILAASAIGAGLAMIAGIGAGIGQGYAAGKAAEAVGRQPGAKSDIQSTMIVGAAIAETTGIYGFVIALMLLYINPLITRYIGLLG; encoded by the coding sequence ATGGAAACAATTGATGGAAGAGCGTTGATTTTAGCGGCATCTGCTATAGGTGCAGGATTAGCTATGATTGCTGGTATAGGTGCAGGTATAGGGCAAGGTTATGCAGCTGGTAAAGCAGCTGAGGCAGTAGGTAGACAACCAGGTGCAAAATCTGATATTCAAAGTACGATGATCGTTGGGGCGGCTATTGCTGAGACAACTGGTATTTATGGTTTCGTTATTGCTCTTATGTTACTATATATTAATCCATTAATTACAAGATATATAGGATTATTAGGGTAG
- the atpB gene encoding F0F1 ATP synthase subunit A yields MKDFTIRELFSINFGEVEWVIGDTHFSLLIISLFLIGFALYVNRRFKKFQEVPKGLQNFVEMVVEVFDKFTITTMGEKGKSFSTYFATVFIFLFISNISGLFALRPPTADYAIPLGLALISFFMIQYYGIKSKGIGRYLKGFTEPILFLTPINIIGELANPVSLSFRLFGNILGGTVLIALYYSMPWFLNLGIPAVLHFYFDLFAGGLQAFVFTILSMVLITGAMD; encoded by the coding sequence TGAAAGATTTTACTATAAGAGAGCTTTTTAGCATTAATTTTGGTGAAGTTGAATGGGTTATCGGAGATACACATTTTAGTTTGTTGATAATTTCATTATTTTTAATAGGGTTCGCATTATATGTTAATCGTCGATTTAAAAAGTTTCAAGAAGTGCCAAAAGGATTACAGAACTTCGTTGAAATGGTTGTAGAGGTTTTTGATAAGTTTACTATCACAACAATGGGAGAAAAGGGAAAGAGTTTTTCTACTTATTTCGCTACTGTGTTTATATTTTTATTCATATCTAATATATCAGGGTTATTTGCTTTAAGGCCGCCTACGGCAGATTATGCAATACCACTTGGGTTAGCGTTGATTTCATTTTTTATGATTCAATATTATGGAATTAAATCTAAAGGGATTGGTAGATATTTAAAAGGGTTTACTGAACCAATACTTTTTTTAACACCCATTAATATAATTGGTGAATTAGCTAATCCTGTTTCTTTATCTTTCCGTTTGTTTGGTAACATTTTAGGTGGAACAGTGCTTATTGCATTGTACTATTCTATGCCATGGTTTTTAAATTTAGGTATACCTGCAGTATTGCATTTTTATTTTGATTTATTTGCAGGAGGCCTTCAAGCTTTTGTATTCACCATTTTAAGTATGGTATTGATTACAGGAGCAATGGATTAA